A window of Pseudomonas guangdongensis contains these coding sequences:
- a CDS encoding multidrug transporter, translated as MLIGALLTLTWLALLMRYPRRAAPISLIALGALGLVALWTLWQDQHEQRRLAQLELHLEIDAECPADRPLRARLRNGSDATLHDLRWQVGAYRSGDSINLADDRYDSPHYRGPQTLLPGSDWQHCLPLPPLRPGYRAATLEYRAERLRGHFGD; from the coding sequence ATGCTGATCGGCGCCCTGCTCACCCTGACCTGGCTGGCCCTGCTGATGCGCTACCCGCGCCGCGCGGCGCCGATCAGCCTGATCGCGCTGGGCGCCCTGGGCCTGGTGGCGCTGTGGACGCTCTGGCAGGACCAGCACGAGCAGCGCCGTCTGGCGCAGCTCGAACTGCATCTGGAGATCGACGCCGAATGCCCCGCCGATCGGCCGCTGCGCGCCCGTCTGCGCAACGGCAGCGACGCCACCCTGCACGACCTGCGCTGGCAGGTCGGCGCCTACCGCAGCGGCGACAGCATCAACCTCGCCGACGACCGCTACGACAGCCCGCACTACCGAGGCCCGCAGACCCTGCTGCCGGGTAGCGACTGGCAGCACTGCCTGCCGCTGCCGCCGCTACGCCCGGGCTATCGCGCCGCCACTCTGGAATATCGCGCCGAGCGCCTGCGCGGACACTTCGGCGACTGA
- the yaaA gene encoding peroxide stress protein YaaA, whose translation MLMVISPAKTLDYSSAPVTERHTLPEHLDHAAELVAQLRELSPAQIAQLMSLSDKLAGLNAARYAEWSLAFTPANAKQALLAFRGDVYTGLDADSFDADDFDFAQQHLRILSGLYGVLRPLDLMQAYRLEMGTKLANPRGKDLYAFWGERINAWLDAALDAQGDRVLLNLASNEYFSAVRRKTLDARILDTEFRDLKNGQYKIISFHAKKARGLMARYVIKHRLRAPEALKGFDLVGYRYSAEHSGADKLVFLREHGED comes from the coding sequence ATGCTGATGGTGATTTCCCCCGCCAAGACCCTCGACTACAGCAGCGCGCCCGTCACCGAGCGCCACACCCTGCCCGAACACCTCGACCACGCCGCCGAGCTGGTCGCACAGCTGCGCGAGCTGAGCCCGGCGCAGATCGCCCAGCTGATGAGCCTGTCGGACAAGCTCGCCGGCCTCAACGCCGCGCGCTATGCCGAGTGGTCGCTGGCCTTCACCCCGGCCAACGCCAAACAGGCTCTGCTGGCCTTCCGCGGCGACGTCTACACCGGCCTGGATGCCGACAGCTTCGACGCCGACGACTTCGACTTCGCCCAGCAGCACCTGCGTATCCTCTCCGGCCTCTACGGCGTGCTGCGCCCGCTCGACCTGATGCAGGCCTATCGCCTGGAAATGGGCACCAAGCTGGCCAACCCGCGCGGCAAAGACCTCTACGCCTTCTGGGGCGAACGCATCAACGCCTGGCTCGACGCGGCGCTCGACGCCCAGGGCGACCGCGTGCTGCTCAACCTCGCCTCCAACGAATATTTCTCCGCGGTCAGGCGCAAGACGCTGGATGCGCGCATCCTCGACACCGAGTTCCGCGACCTGAAGAACGGCCAGTACAAGATCATCAGCTTTCACGCCAAAAAGGCCCGCGGGCTGATGGCCCGCTACGTAATCAAGCACCGCCTGCGCGCCCCCGAGGCGCTCAAGGGCTTCGACCTGGTCGGCTATCGCTACAGCGCCGAGCATTCGGGGGCAGACAAGCTGGTGTTCCTGCGCGAGCATGGCGAAGACTGA